Proteins encoded by one window of Cylindrospermum stagnale PCC 7417:
- the purQ gene encoding phosphoribosylformylglycinamidine synthase subunit PurQ: MKFGVLVFPGSNCDRDVAYVTRDLLGQPTRMVWHQETDIHDLDVVIVPGGFSYGDYLRCGAIARLSPVMQQVVEHAQKGKFVLGICNGFQVLTEAGLLPGVLTRNQDLHFICDRTPLKVERNNLPWTQGYAEGEIITLPIAHGEGRFYADKATLSEIEDNGQVLFRYQGDNPNGSLNNIAGICNLQGNVLGMMPHPERASDSSLGSSDGLRLFQGLLEKVAALA, from the coding sequence ATGAAATTTGGGGTTTTGGTTTTTCCGGGTTCTAATTGCGATCGCGATGTGGCTTATGTCACTAGAGATTTGCTGGGACAGCCGACGCGCATGGTTTGGCATCAAGAGACGGATATTCACGATTTGGATGTGGTAATCGTGCCTGGTGGTTTTAGTTATGGGGATTATCTGCGCTGCGGTGCGATCGCCCGGTTGTCACCTGTGATGCAGCAGGTTGTCGAACACGCCCAAAAGGGTAAGTTTGTCCTCGGTATTTGCAATGGTTTTCAGGTATTAACTGAAGCTGGTTTATTACCTGGAGTATTAACCAGAAATCAGGATTTGCATTTTATTTGCGATCGCACTCCCTTAAAAGTTGAGCGGAATAATTTACCTTGGACTCAAGGTTATGCTGAAGGGGAAATTATCACCTTACCCATTGCTCACGGAGAGGGGCGATTCTACGCTGATAAGGCAACTTTATCAGAAATTGAAGATAACGGACAAGTTTTGTTCCGCTATCAAGGGGACAACCCCAACGGTTCGCTGAACAATATCGCCGGGATTTGTAATCTTCAAGGTAACGTATTGGGGATGATGCCGCACCCAGAAAGGGCTTCAGATTCCTCCCTGGGTAGTAGTGATGGGTTAAGGTTGTTTCAAGGCTTATTAGAGAAAGTAGCGGCCTTGGCGTAG
- a CDS encoding helicase-related protein, translated as MKSKIAEDLGRLFEVGFNIGILAYIEENKIKQRFGDLYRQELQQLKLPKIRQRVVDKVISSLERDMAETWSIFFIQKGFLSGFNFFREYIKSAGWDKPYKLQNVEILYYQCRFNGDNSIGTYDNKNDFQWFSEVLSQFDNLDNISQYIASYKKKGEFLNADTLILLRYRREYRVICVDLSVFSITSNEDVKNIDYIEIIRRLLMRDISYLRSKSVFSNLRIDTESLGLEFSEGLKTYFTAFKYRDKESTKSIQAACYLHSFYEFLQETTILPDTAGAVFNSIGYSDRGISTISIQRENVEILKTCYQIYKHDSSPKDIPEARKQVLNQIKRSAYRSFERGKEFVDSLLAIPADKITILPRHTEKITGFINSVGLVPSALMHELGLTGTMKLRDAHAELIKNTLVSQSTYIFLTGNPGIGKTTAIVDFLKAHIDEGFLFFYVSPRKQVNLDIIEKFKDKNTRKLCSDKLLAINTNSNLITDNCGRYTVQYTSNQRQGKFTEKSVDFLDSRDVEQKARRSDRLKRTKEDVIQDIGQKKLGVLNSICEAISTIIEQKTSNNIIATASIQALKMTDTGNTLKHFDKIFRSAYNTKEGQVLPQKMQEISGRIKHLFIMIDKITGDDGGVEFLDGIHQIIDRYQLMDSQHGFNTKVIVADASIVDKNVIIQHLSDTSPEPDKIYFRRAVDTAQPLSVQPLTFKGLQATVINTNSYPASSLSISYQVLVESCKFSEEAGLKQKYNLEAGLQNEILKDIESLLQRSDVEQVIVYIQNKRKLAELIDKIKRHRGKFEKCTDYLEIHANISEEEKKEIQKHQENVKVIFMTASGSRGLSFPKAKHILVEIPKFEIEKNLMEVIQVIYRGRGNEHIDNQDKELVFYLAEQAVYYQDDPQISLQESVLSLLNILLILKASIMTRIFGYGRIGRDNFILIPIGGKSVFAAGETFSAQMVNLIRQLKTEYQQTKSDVLLKQVYTNLEKLLGRADFVIQNATESNYLALRESFNNKFLQISHTLDKLLDLGEIEPGYISGNLLIVPIANNTLEETYQMRLADIATYANEELWKNMHEIIRRKSSYPESLRFAIKDAMELVKKLRDGVEKTQRLEQSSQHTDQYYALPLFAFISGEVMSKYFANESEEPEDQRFRDILAAYIRLLYPVGNILPIGHNYKDFPFVVFRSYSLEEIRQKLLTDKYLLNSHELNVLNLILSQET; from the coding sequence ATGAAATCCAAAATAGCTGAAGATTTGGGACGTTTGTTTGAAGTAGGTTTTAATATTGGTATTCTTGCTTACATTGAAGAAAATAAAATTAAGCAGAGATTTGGTGATTTATACCGTCAGGAATTGCAGCAGCTAAAGTTACCTAAAATCCGACAGCGAGTTGTTGATAAAGTTATCAGCAGTTTAGAAAGAGATATGGCTGAAACTTGGAGTATATTTTTTATTCAAAAGGGTTTTTTAAGTGGCTTTAATTTCTTTCGAGAATACATAAAATCTGCGGGTTGGGATAAGCCATACAAGTTACAAAATGTAGAAATCTTATATTATCAATGTCGGTTTAATGGTGATAACAGTATTGGTACTTATGACAATAAAAATGATTTCCAGTGGTTTAGTGAAGTATTATCTCAATTTGACAACTTAGATAACATTTCTCAATATATTGCAAGCTATAAGAAGAAAGGTGAATTTCTCAATGCAGATACTTTAATTTTATTACGTTATCGGAGAGAGTATCGAGTTATTTGTGTTGATTTATCAGTGTTTTCTATCACCTCTAATGAAGATGTAAAAAATATTGATTATATAGAAATTATCCGCCGTTTATTAATGAGAGATATTAGCTACTTACGTTCAAAAAGTGTCTTTTCTAATCTTCGGATTGATACTGAGTCTTTAGGTTTAGAATTCTCAGAAGGTTTAAAGACATATTTTACTGCTTTTAAATATAGAGATAAAGAAAGTACCAAGTCAATTCAAGCTGCTTGCTATCTCCATAGCTTCTATGAATTTCTCCAAGAAACCACTATTCTCCCAGATACAGCAGGTGCAGTCTTCAATTCCATAGGATATAGCGATCGCGGAATCAGCACAATATCCATTCAACGCGAAAATGTAGAGATTTTGAAAACCTGTTATCAGATTTATAAACATGATTCGAGTCCCAAAGATATTCCCGAAGCACGTAAGCAAGTTTTAAATCAAATTAAGCGTAGTGCATATCGTAGTTTTGAGCGCGGTAAAGAGTTTGTTGATTCTCTTTTAGCAATTCCTGCGGATAAAATCACCATTTTACCTCGTCACACAGAGAAAATTACTGGATTTATCAACTCCGTGGGATTAGTTCCTTCAGCATTGATGCACGAGCTAGGATTAACTGGAACCATGAAATTAAGAGATGCTCATGCTGAATTAATTAAAAATACTTTAGTTTCTCAATCGACTTATATATTTTTGACCGGAAATCCTGGAATTGGTAAAACTACCGCAATTGTCGATTTTTTGAAAGCACATATAGATGAAGGTTTTCTCTTCTTTTATGTCAGTCCTCGCAAACAAGTGAATCTGGATATAATCGAAAAATTTAAAGATAAAAATACCAGAAAATTATGTAGTGACAAATTATTAGCTATCAACACCAACAGTAACCTAATTACAGATAACTGTGGACGTTACACAGTTCAATATACCTCTAACCAGCGTCAGGGTAAATTTACTGAAAAGTCTGTTGACTTTCTGGATAGTAGAGATGTTGAACAAAAAGCACGACGTTCTGACAGGCTTAAGCGAACTAAGGAAGATGTAATTCAAGACATTGGACAAAAGAAGCTGGGTGTTTTAAATAGTATTTGCGAGGCTATCTCAACAATTATAGAACAAAAAACATCAAATAATATTATAGCTACTGCTTCTATTCAAGCCTTGAAAATGACTGATACTGGTAACACATTAAAGCATTTTGATAAAATTTTTAGAAGTGCTTACAACACCAAGGAAGGTCAAGTTTTACCTCAAAAAATGCAAGAAATATCTGGGAGAATTAAGCACTTATTTATCATGATAGATAAAATCACAGGTGATGATGGAGGTGTGGAGTTCTTAGATGGAATTCATCAGATAATAGACAGGTATCAATTAATGGATTCTCAGCATGGTTTTAATACCAAAGTAATTGTTGCTGATGCTTCTATTGTTGATAAAAATGTGATTATTCAACACTTATCTGATACTTCACCAGAACCAGATAAAATATATTTCCGTCGTGCTGTAGATACTGCTCAACCTCTTTCTGTTCAGCCATTAACGTTTAAAGGTCTACAAGCAACTGTTATTAATACTAACTCCTACCCAGCCAGTAGTTTATCTATTAGTTATCAAGTATTAGTTGAGTCTTGTAAATTTAGCGAAGAAGCGGGATTAAAGCAAAAATATAACTTAGAAGCTGGGTTACAAAACGAGATTTTAAAAGATATTGAATCTCTCTTACAACGGTCAGATGTTGAACAGGTAATAGTTTATATTCAAAACAAGCGTAAATTAGCAGAACTAATTGATAAAATTAAGCGACATCGGGGCAAATTTGAAAAGTGTACAGATTACTTAGAAATACACGCAAATATTTCTGAGGAAGAAAAGAAAGAAATTCAAAAACATCAAGAAAATGTCAAAGTCATTTTTATGACTGCTTCCGGTAGTCGGGGTTTATCCTTTCCTAAAGCTAAACATATTTTGGTAGAAATTCCCAAATTTGAAATCGAGAAAAACCTGATGGAAGTAATTCAGGTAATTTACCGAGGACGGGGAAATGAGCATATAGATAATCAGGATAAAGAGCTAGTTTTTTACTTAGCAGAACAAGCAGTTTATTATCAAGATGACCCACAAATATCTTTACAAGAAAGTGTGCTAAGTCTGTTAAATATCTTATTGATTTTAAAAGCTTCTATCATGACCAGAATTTTTGGTTATGGTCGTATAGGTCGGGATAATTTTATTCTTATTCCTATAGGTGGAAAATCTGTTTTTGCTGCTGGTGAGACATTCTCTGCTCAAATGGTCAACCTGATCCGTCAATTAAAAACAGAATACCAACAAACTAAAAGCGATGTGTTGCTGAAACAAGTTTATACAAACTTAGAAAAGCTACTAGGACGAGCAGATTTTGTTATTCAAAATGCAACTGAGTCTAATTATTTAGCACTACGGGAGTCTTTTAACAATAAGTTTTTACAAATTTCTCATACTCTAGATAAGTTACTGGATTTGGGTGAAATTGAACCTGGGTACATTAGCGGTAATTTGCTGATAGTACCTATTGCTAACAATACTTTAGAAGAAACTTACCAAATGCGACTGGCTGATATAGCAACCTATGCTAATGAAGAACTGTGGAAGAATATGCACGAAATTATCCGTCGCAAATCTTCTTATCCAGAAAGTTTACGGTTTGCTATTAAAGATGCTATGGAATTGGTGAAAAAGTTAAGAGATGGGGTGGAGAAAACACAAAGACTGGAACAGAGTAGTCAACACACTGATCAATATTACGCTTTACCATTATTTGCATTTATTAGCGGTGAGGTGATGAGTAAATATTTCGCCAATGAATCAGAAGAACCAGAAGACCAACGCTTCCGGGATATTTTGGCTGCATATATTCGCTTGTTGTATCCTGTAGGTAATATTTTACCTATTGGCCATAATTATAAAGATTTTCCTTTTGTTGTTTTTAGAAGTTATAGTCTAGAAGAAATTAGGCAAAAACTTTTGACAGATAAGTATCTTTTAAATTCTCATGAGTTAAATGTACTGAATTTGATTCTTTCTCAAGAAACTTAG
- the purS gene encoding phosphoribosylformylglycinamidine synthase subunit PurS: protein MQRKYLAKIFVTLRPSVLDPAGVAVQSGLKQLGYDNVEQVRIGKYIEITIISPDEPKARQNLDRICDQMLANPVIENYRFELIEVESQTGVI from the coding sequence GTGCAAAGGAAGTATCTAGCTAAAATTTTCGTGACGCTTCGTCCTTCAGTCTTAGACCCTGCTGGTGTGGCTGTACAATCTGGCCTCAAGCAACTGGGATACGACAACGTTGAACAAGTGCGGATCGGCAAGTACATTGAAATCACCATCATCTCGCCTGATGAGCCGAAAGCGCGTCAAAACCTTGATCGCATCTGTGATCAAATGTTAGCAAATCCGGTGATTGAAAATTATCGCTTTGAGTTGATTGAGGTGGAATCACAGACGGGAGTCATTTGA